In Macadamia integrifolia cultivar HAES 741 chromosome 5, SCU_Mint_v3, whole genome shotgun sequence, a single window of DNA contains:
- the LOC122079471 gene encoding serine/threonine protein phosphatase 2A 57 kDa regulatory subunit B' theta isoform-like isoform X2, with the protein MIKNILGRLPRKPSKSAENRESGGSSGPSSNSSASSRSNDLLNSRSANPNHASLPAVNSASNSGVNHGNKLSAVANSKLNGNSATCAYEALPSFRDVPSSEKQNLIIRKLNLCCVLFEFTDPTKNLKEKEIKRQTLLELVDFVTSANGKFTEPVMQEIVKMVSVNLFRALTSPPRENKVLEAFDLEEEEPLMDPAWPHLQIVYEFLLRFVASPETDAKLAKRYIDHSFVLRLLDLFDSEDPREREYLKTILHRTYGKFMVHRPFIRKAINNIFYRFIFETEKHNGIAELLEILGSIINGFALPLKEEHKLFLVRALIPLHKPKCIPMYHQQLSYCITQFVEKDCKLSDTVIRGLLKYWPITNSSKEVMFLGELEEVLEATQLPEFQRCMVPLFRQIARCLSSSHFQVAERALFLWNNDHIENLIKQNCQVILPIIFPALDRNARSHWNQAVQSLTLNVRKIFSDLDPEVFEKCSVKFQEDEAKEKEIKAKREATWKRLEEIAASKAASNEAVLVPQVLLTHTSVG; encoded by the exons TCTGGCccttcttcaaattcttctgCCAGTTCAAGAAGCAATGATCTATTAAATAGCCGGTCTGCAAACCCAAACCATGCATCTCTTCCAGCCGTTAATTCTGCTTCAAATTCTGGGGTCAATCATGGGAATAAGCTTTCAGCAGTTGCAAACTCAAAGCTGAATGGAAATTCTGCAACTTGTGCTTATGAGGCATTGCCTAGTTTTAGGGATGTTCCCAGCTCTGAGAAGCAAAACTTGATTATCAGAAAGCTGAACTTATGTTGTGTCCTGTTTGAGTTCACTGACCCAACAAAGAAcctgaaagaaaaggaaatcaaaCGGCAGACTCTGCTAGAGCTTGTGGATTTTGTTACTTCTGCAAATGGGAAGTTCACAGAACCTGTCATGCAAGAAATAGTAAAAATGGTATCGGTGAATTTGTTTAGAGCACTCACATCCCCACCGCGTGAGAACAAGGTTCTGGAAGCCTTTGATTTGGAAGAGGAGGAACCTTTAATGGACCCTGCATGGCCACACTTGCAAATTGTGTATGAGTTCCTTCTAAGGTTTGTTGCATCACCTGAGACAGATGCAAAGTTAGCTAAAAGGTACATCGATCACTCATTTGTTCTGAGGCTGCTGGACCTCTTTGACTCTGAGGATCCCAGAGAGAGGGAATATTTGAAAACAATTCTACATCGTACCTATGGAAAATTTATGGTACACCGCCCATTCATCCGGAAAGCTATCAATAACATCTTCTACCGTTTTATTTTTGAGACAGAGAAGCATAATGGGATTGCTGAGTTGTTAGAGATTTTGGGCAGTATAATCAATGGGTTTGCTCTACCGCTGAAGGAAGAGCACAAACTGTTTCTTGTTCGAGCTCTGATTCCACTTCACAAACCAAAATGCATACCCATGTACCATCAACAGTTATCTTACTGCATTACACAATTTGTGGAAAAAGACTGTAAGCTTTCTGATACTGTTATAAGAGGTCTATTGAAGTATTGGCCAATCACTAATAGTTCAAAAGAGGTCATGTTCTTAGGTGAACTGGAGGAGGTTTTGGAAGCGACTCAGCTTCCAGAGTTCCAGCGCTGTATGGTTCCATTATTCCGCCAGATCGCTCGTTGTTTGAGCAGTTCACACTTTCAG GTGGCAGAAAGGGCTCTGTTCTTATGGAACAATGATCATATTGAGAACTTAATCAAACAAAACTGCCAAGTTATACTGCCCATTATCTTCCCTGCCTTGGATAGAAATGCAAGAAGCCACTGGAATCAGGCAGTTCAGAGCTTGACACTGAATGTACGCAAGATCTTCTCTGATCTTGATCCTGAGGTATTTGAGAAGTGCTCGGTCAAGTTTCAGGAGGACGAAgcaaaggagaaggagatcaAAGCAAAGCGTGAGGCCACCTGGAAGCGGTTAGAAGAGATTGCTGCATCAAAAGCTGCAAGTAATGAAGCTGTTCTTGTTCCTCAAGTATTACTCACCCATACATCTGTGGGCTAG
- the LOC122079236 gene encoding probable carboxylesterase 11 encodes MPSVAVKVYSVFFKFMLKHRLQSHIQSSLDDDNTFGVTTRPEESVAAANPSFTDGIATKDIHIDPFTSLSVRIFLPETCLAASDSDSQSQSRARNKASVTSSDSSGSFSSAHISLHRRNSYGPSTSSKPAANLAEQIRRSSYGGSNDAESLNSKQETGSYRGYSPSLDNNKRSCRKLPVMLQFHGGGFVAGSKDSSANDFFCRRIAKLCDVIVIAVGYRLAPENRYPAAFDDGVKVLHWLAKQANLAECGKSLLSKRGGGSDIQRSDINRHIVDAFGASMVEPWLAAHGDPTRCVLLGVSCGANIADYVARKAVEAGNLLDPVKVVAQVLMYPFFIGSVPTRSEIKLANSYFYDKAMCILAWKLFLSEEEFSLDHPAANPLIPGREPPLKYMPPMLTVVAEHDWMRDRAIAYSEELRKVNVDAPVLEYKDAVHEFATLDMLLRTPQAQACAEDIAIWVKKYISLRGHEFSY; translated from the exons ATGCCTAGTGTAGCTGTGAAGGTCTACAGTGTATTCTTCAAATTCATGCTAAAACACCGGTTGCAGAGCCATATCCAAAGCTCTTTGGATGATGATAACACTTTCGGTGTCACCACGCGGCCTGAAGAATCAGTCGCCGCTGCTAACCCTTCTTTCACCGATGGTATTGCCACCAAAGACATTCACATTGATCCTTTCACCTCTCTCTCCGTCCGTATCTTCCTCCCTGAGACCTGCCTCGCTGCATCAGATTCAGATTCCCAATCCCAATCTAGGGCTAGGAACAAGGCTTCTGTGACGTCCTCGGATTCTTCAGGTTCTTTTAGCAGTGCCCATATCAGCCTCCACCGTCGCAACAGCTATGGCCCATCCACATCTTCCAAGCCTGCTGCCAATCTGGCTGAGCAGATCCGCAGGAGCAGCTACGGTGGTAGCAACGATGCTGAGAGCTTGAATTCGAAACAGGAGACGGGATCTTACAGGGGCTATTCGCCGTCCCTTGACAATAACAAACGCTCTTGTCGGAAATTGCCAGTTATGTTGCAATTCCATGGCGGAGGGTTCGTCGCTGGCAGCAAGGACTCATCAGCCAATGATTTCTTCTGTAGACGGATAGCCAAATTGTGTGATGTGATTGTCATTGCGGTTGGTTACAGGCTAGCGCCTGAGAACCGGTACCCGGCAGCCTTCGATGATGGAGTGAAAGTTTTGCATTGGTTGGCGAAGCAGGCCAATCTGGCGGAGTGTGGCAAGTCCCTTTTGAGTAAACGTGGTGGCGGTTCTGATATCCAGAGATCTGATATTAATCGGCATATTGTTGACGCATTTGGTGCGTCTATGGTGGAGCCTTGGTTAGCTGCCCACGGAGATCCCACCAG GTGCGTACTCTTGGGTGTGAGCTGTGGTGCAAACATTGCAGACTATGTGGCTCGTAAAGCTGTGGAGGCTGGCAACCTTCTGGATCCTGTCAAAGTGGTGGCACAGGTCTTGATGTATCCCTTCTTCATTGGTAGTGTTCCCACACGTTCGGAGATCAAACTAGCAAACTCTTACTTCTATGATAAAGCTATGTGCATACTTGCATGGAAACTATTCCTATCAGAGGAGGAATTTAGTCTGGACCATCCTGCTGCCAATCCTCTCATTCCTGGAAGGGAGCCACCACTTAAGTACATGCCCCCAATGCTAACAGTTGTTGCAGAGCATGACTGGATGCGAGACCGTGCCATTGCATACTCAGAAGAGCTCAGGAAGGTTAATGTTGATGCTCCTGTTCTCGAGTATAAAGATGCTGTGCATGAGTTTGCAACGCTAGATATGCTCCTTAGGACCCCACAGGCCCAAGCCTGTGCAGAAGACATTGCGATCTGGGTCAAGAAATATATCTCACTCAGAGGTCATGAGTTCTCCTATTGA
- the LOC122078185 gene encoding myb-related protein 315-like, translating to MGRKPCCEKVGLKRGPWTIDEDNKLMNFILNNGIHCWRLVPTLAGLMRCGKSCRLRWINYLRPDLKRGAFSEVEEDQLIQLHARLGNRWSRIAAHFPGRTDNEIKNHWNTRIKKKLKLLGLDPSTHKPITQYPKSFDMEAEPIAESSCSLREQENNFNVVTFDKQQQQIEETLGLQKKQDQDFHELHSNESRVNLSHGYEVLWETMDVGSELYPTITNPSKSNGYSLSFSLDVSLNQSMDEPSSLQENSRQRWVDNVDSVLPWDGFLTIEDILSFGKLPVN from the exons ATGGGGAGAAAACCTTGCTGTGAGAAGGTTGGGTTGAAGAGAGGCCCATGGACAATTGATGAAGATAACAAGTTAATGAACTTCATCCTCAACAATGGCATACATTGCTGGCGGCTAGTTCCCACGCTTGCAG GTCTGATGAGATGTGGGAAGAGCTGCAGACTACGATGGATTAACTATCTAAGACCAGATCTTAAGAGAGGAGCATTTTCAGAGGTGGAAGAGGATCAACTTATCCAACTTCATGCACGTCTGGGTAACAG ATGGTCGAGAATCGCTGCACATTTCCCCGGCCGTACAGATAATGAAATCAAGAACCACTGGAACACTCGAATCAAGAAGAAGCTCAAGCTCCTTGGTTTAGATCCTTCAACTCACAAGCCAATAACCCAATACCCCAAAAGTTTTGACATGGAAGCTGAACCAATTGCAGAGTCTAGTTGTTCattgagagagcaagagaataATTTCAATGTTGTGACATTtgataaacaacaacaacaaatagaAGAGACTCTGGGGCTTCAGAAGAAACAAGATCAAGACTTTCATGAACTGCACTCAAATGAAAGTAGAGTAAATCTTTCTCATGGTTATGAAGTGTTGTGGGAGACCATGGATGTGGGATCAGAGCTATACCCAACAATTACTAATCCCTCTAAGTCTAATGGTTATAgcctttcattttctttagaTGTTTCACTTAATCAATCCATGGATGAACCCTCATCCTTACAAGAAAATTCTAGGCAACGTTGGGTTGATAATGTGGATTCTGTGCTTCCATGGGATGGATTCCTTACTATAGAGGACATTTTGTCTTTTGGGAAATTACCAGTAAATTAA
- the LOC122079237 gene encoding protein HHL1, chloroplastic, whose protein sequence is MMEVGMSLNALVRLPLSNSRRSHDDLLFRHSLWSSSESISRRYHQQPKQRKHVTVVQAKGKRGMAARQFQRPPPPSLPQIEDDGNPKFVIFIRMANVYLWYPLSLITGGTTAKIMVAAKDNILGKYIYKDTLARNLAAVIYKDEKEIQKTAFKQYRVLRSATDFRYGYKLVENNNVRSALATSDVIELPRQEELKTVVDKVKDFFGDAKESFGKLTALSSTTTEESEENSKEKVKVKD, encoded by the exons ATGATGGAGGTAGGCATGTCTTTAAACGCACTGGTTCGGCTTCCTTTGTCGAATTCGAGGAGGAGCCATGACGATTTGCTCTTCAGACACTCTCTTTGGTCTTCTTCTGAGTCGATTAGCAGAAGATATCATCAGCAGCCAAAGCAAAGGAAGCATGTTACGGTTGTTCAAGCTAAGGGGAAAAGAGGAATGGCAGCTCGTCAGTTCCAACGCCCTCCCCCTCCTTCCTTGCCCCAAATCGAAGATGATGGAAACCCTAAATTCGTCATCTTCATCCGCATGGCTAAT GTTTATCTTTGGTACCCACTAAGTCTCATAACTGGTGGAACAACTGCAAAAATCATGGTTGCTGCCAAAGATAATATTCTCGGAAAATATATCTACAAAGATACACTAGCTAGAAATCTTGCGGCTGTGATTTACAAA GATGAGAAGGAGATACAAAAGACAGCATTTAAGCAGTATCGTGTGTTGCGGTCGGCTACGGATTTTAGATATGGCTACAAACTTGTT GAAAATAATAACGTAAGATCTGCACTTGCTACCTCAGATGTTATTGAG CTTCCAAGACAGGAGGAGCTCAAAACCGTAGTTGACAAAGTGAAGGACTTTTTTGGGGATGCGAAAGAATCATTTGGAAAGCTCACAGCTCTAAGTTCGACCACCACTGAGGAGTCagaagaaaattcaaaagaaaaagtcaA GGTGAAAGACTGA
- the LOC122079471 gene encoding serine/threonine protein phosphatase 2A 57 kDa regulatory subunit B' theta isoform-like isoform X1 yields the protein MIKNILGRLPRKPSKSAENRESGGSSGPSSNSSASSRSNDLLNSRSANPNHASLPAVNSASNSGVNHGNKLSAVANSKLNGNSATCAYEALPSFRDVPSSEKQNLIIRKLNLCCVLFEFTDPTKNLKEKEIKRQTLLELVDFVTSANGKFTEPVMQEIVKMVSVNLFRALTSPPRENKVLEAFDLEEEEPLMDPAWPHLQIVYEFLLRFVASPETDAKLAKRYIDHSFVLRLLDLFDSEDPREREYLKTILHRTYGKFMVHRPFIRKAINNIFYRFIFETEKHNGIAELLEILGSIINGFALPLKEEHKLFLVRALIPLHKPKCIPMYHQQLSYCITQFVEKDCKLSDTVIRGLLKYWPITNSSKEVMFLGELEEVLEATQLPEFQRCMVPLFRQIARCLSSSHFQVAERALFLWNNDHIENLIKQNCQVILPIIFPALDRNARSHWNQAVQSLTLNVRKIFSDLDPEVFEKCSVKFQEDEAKEKEIKAKREATWKRLEEIAASKAASPRGSTAPLYREQTGPNFWFYIQIVYMGFTATAVHNHRGRFVVILAFLVDFL from the exons TCTGGCccttcttcaaattcttctgCCAGTTCAAGAAGCAATGATCTATTAAATAGCCGGTCTGCAAACCCAAACCATGCATCTCTTCCAGCCGTTAATTCTGCTTCAAATTCTGGGGTCAATCATGGGAATAAGCTTTCAGCAGTTGCAAACTCAAAGCTGAATGGAAATTCTGCAACTTGTGCTTATGAGGCATTGCCTAGTTTTAGGGATGTTCCCAGCTCTGAGAAGCAAAACTTGATTATCAGAAAGCTGAACTTATGTTGTGTCCTGTTTGAGTTCACTGACCCAACAAAGAAcctgaaagaaaaggaaatcaaaCGGCAGACTCTGCTAGAGCTTGTGGATTTTGTTACTTCTGCAAATGGGAAGTTCACAGAACCTGTCATGCAAGAAATAGTAAAAATGGTATCGGTGAATTTGTTTAGAGCACTCACATCCCCACCGCGTGAGAACAAGGTTCTGGAAGCCTTTGATTTGGAAGAGGAGGAACCTTTAATGGACCCTGCATGGCCACACTTGCAAATTGTGTATGAGTTCCTTCTAAGGTTTGTTGCATCACCTGAGACAGATGCAAAGTTAGCTAAAAGGTACATCGATCACTCATTTGTTCTGAGGCTGCTGGACCTCTTTGACTCTGAGGATCCCAGAGAGAGGGAATATTTGAAAACAATTCTACATCGTACCTATGGAAAATTTATGGTACACCGCCCATTCATCCGGAAAGCTATCAATAACATCTTCTACCGTTTTATTTTTGAGACAGAGAAGCATAATGGGATTGCTGAGTTGTTAGAGATTTTGGGCAGTATAATCAATGGGTTTGCTCTACCGCTGAAGGAAGAGCACAAACTGTTTCTTGTTCGAGCTCTGATTCCACTTCACAAACCAAAATGCATACCCATGTACCATCAACAGTTATCTTACTGCATTACACAATTTGTGGAAAAAGACTGTAAGCTTTCTGATACTGTTATAAGAGGTCTATTGAAGTATTGGCCAATCACTAATAGTTCAAAAGAGGTCATGTTCTTAGGTGAACTGGAGGAGGTTTTGGAAGCGACTCAGCTTCCAGAGTTCCAGCGCTGTATGGTTCCATTATTCCGCCAGATCGCTCGTTGTTTGAGCAGTTCACACTTTCAG GTGGCAGAAAGGGCTCTGTTCTTATGGAACAATGATCATATTGAGAACTTAATCAAACAAAACTGCCAAGTTATACTGCCCATTATCTTCCCTGCCTTGGATAGAAATGCAAGAAGCCACTGGAATCAGGCAGTTCAGAGCTTGACACTGAATGTACGCAAGATCTTCTCTGATCTTGATCCTGAGGTATTTGAGAAGTGCTCGGTCAAGTTTCAGGAGGACGAAgcaaaggagaaggagatcaAAGCAAAGCGTGAGGCCACCTGGAAGCGGTTAGAAGAGATTGCTGCATCAAAAGCTGCAA GTCCCAGAGGGTCAACAGCACCACTGTACAGGGAACAAACTGGCCCAAACTTCTGGTTTTATATACAGATTGTATATATGGGGTTTACAGCAACTGCAGTCCATAATCATAGAGGAAGATTCGTAGTAATTTTGGCTTTCTTGGTTGATTTTCTATAG